The sequence below is a genomic window from Deltaproteobacteria bacterium.
CCGAGCCACAGTTTGCAGACTTCTCGCCGGCTTCCCGCGAGCCCGCGCCGGCGCACGCGGCGACGCTTCTGCTCCCGACGAGCGAGATGCCGGCTGCGAGCGACGACACCCCGGAGCTCGAGGGCGACATGCTCGACGTCGAGCCGCTTCCCGAGGTCGCCATGCCGGAGCCTCCCGCGGAGCTCGATGCCTGGAGCGACCTCGACGCCGCAGCCGAGCCCGACCCTCGTCCGACCGCGCCGATGCCGGCGGTCGCGCCCGCGCGCGAGCCGTCGCGACCGATCGCGCAGCCGGTGCTCGACCCCGCGCTGCTCTCGCAGGCGCTGGAGAAGGTGGCCTGGGAGGCGTTCGGCTCGCTGTCGGAGCAGGTCGTGAACGAGGTGCGAAAGCGCGTCGAGGCGGTGGTCTGGGAGGTCGTCCCGCAAATGTGCGAGCGGCTGATCCGCGAGGAGATCGCCCGCATGAAGGCCGATCTGCCGGAGTAGCGCAGCACCGCTATCCTGCCGGACCGTGACGAACGTGCCCGCGCGCGCGAACTGGCTCTGGCTCGTCGAAGCCGCGCTCGCCGAGGACATCGGTCCGGGCGACGCGACCTCGCTTGCGCTTCTCGATCCGGATTCGAGCGGAGAGGCTCGGCTCGAGGCGCGCGCCGCGATCGTCGTCGCGGGTCTCGAGGTCGCGCGCGAGGTCTTCGCGGCTCGCGGCGTTCGCTGCGAGCTGCGCGTCGCGGACGGCGCCGCCGCGTCGCGCGGCGAGGAGCTTGCGCGGGTGTCGGGGCCGTCGATCGGAATCCTCGAAGCCGAGCGCACGGCGCTGAACTTCGTGCAGCGGCTCTCCGGAATCGCGACGCTGACGCGCAGCTACTGCGCGGCGGTGCGCGGCACGCGCGCCGAGATCGTCGACACCCGAAAGACCACGCCTGGCTGGCGAACGCTCGAGAAGTGGGCGGTGCGCTGCGGCGGCGGACGCAATCACCGGCTCGCGCTCTACGACGGCATTCTGATCAAGGACAATCACATCGCCGCGGTGGGCGGAGCAGGCCCGGCCGTGGCGCGCGCGCGCGAGCGCGGCTCCCGCCACCTGCGCATCCGCTGCGAGGTCGAGTCGCTGGCGCAAGCGCGCGAGGCGCTCGACGCCGGCGCGGATTCGCTCCTGGTCGACAACCAGCCGCCGGAGGTGATCGCCAGGATCGTCGAGCTCTGCGCCGGGCGCGCTCGCGTCGAGGCGAGCGGCGGCGTGCACCTGGAAACCGTGGGCGCGATCGCACGCACCGGCGTGGACGAGATCTCGGTCGGCGCCCTCACCCACTCCGCGCCCGCGGCGGACGTCGCGCTGGAATGGATCGCAGCCTCGTAAGCCTTGCGCCGCGCACGCGCTGGCTCGGGCGCGAGCTCGAAGTCCACGACGTGGTGGACTCGACCAACCTGCTCGCCGAGAAGCGCGCCCGCGAGGGTGCGGCCGATGGGCTGGTCGTGCTCGCGGACCGCCAGACCGCGGGCCGCGGTCGGCTGGGGCGAAGCTTCTTCTCTCCGGGCGGGCGCAGCCTGTACCTGTCCGCGCTGCTCCGCCGGGAGCTCCCGATCGAGCACATGCACCGGCACGTCTTCGCGGCGGCGGTGGCGGTCGCGGAGTGCGCGCGCGAGGCGCTGCCTTCGCGCTGCCGGATCGAGGTCAAGTGGCCCAACGACGTTCTCGTCGACGGGCGCAAGACCAGCGGGATCAACTGCCCGGTGCAGATCGAGGCCGGCCGCGTGCACTTCGGCGTGCTCGGCGTGGGGGTGAACGTGAACCTCGAGGCCGGCGAGCTCCCGGAGGAGCTGCGCGAGATCGCGACCAGCCTGCGCATCGCGGGCGGCAAGTCCCTGGACCGCGTGGCGTTCGGCGAGGAGCTGCTCGCGCGGCTCGAGCGCGAGATCGACGCGGTCCGCGCCGGCGATTTCGCGGGGGTCTTGGAGCGCTTTCGCAGATCGTTCACAATGGCGGGCAAGCAGGTCCGCGTCGGCGGGCCCGGGCTCGCCCGCGAGGTGATCGGGACGGTGCACGGCTTGGACGAAGATGGCGCGCTTCTGGTCGGACCCCGGGGAGGCCCGGTGGAGCGGATCCTCGCCGGCGACGTGACGATTCTGCGCGGCGAGAGGTAGGCGGGCGTGCTGCTCACCATCGACATCGGCAACACCCACGTCGTGCTCGGCCTCTTCGACGGCGAGTCGCTGGTGCACCACTGGCGCATCGGAACGCACCGCCAGGACACCTCCGACGAGTGCGCCGCGACGCTGCGATCGCTCTTCGAGCTCGCGGGAGTGGACCGCGCCTCGGTCTCCGACGCGATCATCTCCTGCGTCGTCCCTCCGCTCCAGCCGATCTTCGAGCGCACCTGCGAGAAGCTGCTGAGGCGCACGCCGCTGATCGTCGGCCCGGGCATCCGCACGGGAATGCCGATCCGGGTCGACAACCCGCGCGAGGTCGGCGCGGATCGGATCGTGAACGCAGTGGCGACCGTCGAGCGGCTCGGAACGCCCGCGATCGCGATCGACTTCGGCACCGCGACGAGCTTCGACTGCATCTCCAGCGCCGGCGAGTTCGTCGGCGGCGCGATCTTCCCGGGCGTCTTCGTCGCGCTCGAAGCGCTGGTGAACCGCGCCTCGAAGCTCTCCTCGGTCGAGATCGTGCGACCGCCGCAGGTGATCGGGCGGAACACCGCGCACAACCTGCAGTCCGGAATGGTCTTCGGCTACGCGGGAATGGTCGACACGATGGTGCGTCGCATGCGCAAAGAACTCGGCGAGGACGCCCGCGTCATCGCGACGGGCGGCCTCGCGGGATTGATCGCGAGCGAGGCCGAGACGATCGAACGCGTGGAGCCCTTCCTGACCTTGGAGGGGCTTCGGCTCATCTACGCACGAAACCGGGACCTCGGAAGCGGGAGTCGCGGTGACTGAGGGATCCGCCATCCGGAAATAGGGAGGGGCCATGGGGAGCGCCGACACGAGCCGCAGCATCAACTTCGCTCTGATCGGACACGCCGGCGACGGCAAGACGACGCTCGCCGACTCCCTGCTCGTCGCCGCCGGCGTGATCAACCGGCTAGGCCGCGTCGACGACGGCACCTCCTTCATGAACTGGCTCCCCGAGGAGAAGCACCGCCGGGCCAGCATCTCGACCTCGATCTGCTCGTTTCGCTGGGACGAGGCCGAGTTCACCATGCTCGACGCGCCCGGGGACGCGAACTTCGCCGGCGAGATGCGGGGCGCGATCGCGGCCAGCGACAACGCCGTGCTGGTATTGAACGCCCAGGACGGCGTCCGGGTCGGCACCGAACGCGCCTACCACTACGCGCGCGAGCACGGGCTCGGGCTCGCCGCGGTGGCGAACAAGATGGACCTCGAACGCGCCGACTACGACGCCTGCGCGAAGCAGCTGGAAGAGGCGTTCGCCGTGCGCGTGGTGAAGCTGCACCTGCCGATCGGCCGCGGCGAGGGATTCCGCGGCTTCGTGAACCTGCTGACCGGCCTGGCCCATCACCTCGACGCGAGCGGAAAGCTGGTCACCGACGAGCCTCCCGCGGAGCTCGCCGCCGAGATCGCGGCCGCGCGTCTCGCGATGGTCGAGGCCGTCGCCGAGGCCGACGACGCGCTGCTCGAGAAGTATCTCGAGGAGGGCCAGATCTCAGAGGAGGAGATCTTCACCACGCTGCGAAAGGGAGTGGCCGACGACAGCCTGCTCCCGCTGCTCTGCTCGGCGAGCGCCCGGAACATCGGCGGGATGGCGCTCCTGATCGCGGCCGATCGGATCTTCCCGACCGCGCGCGAGGCCACGCCGCGAAAGGGACGCTCGGGCGAGAGCGAGGTCGTGCTCGCGGCCGACCCCGCGGCTCCGGTCGCGGCGCTGGTCTGGAAGTCCGTCGCGGATCGCTACGCGGGGATGCTCTCGATCCTTCGCGTCTACTCGGGAACGTTGCGCAAGGACGCAACGCTGCTGAACCCGCGCACGGGGGCGCGCGAGCGGGTCGGCAAGCTGCTGCGCCTTCATGGCGAGCAGACCGAGGAGGTGACCGAGGTCCTGCCGGGACAGATCGCCGCGATCCCGAAGCTCAAGGACACGCACACCGGCGACACGCTCTGCGAGGAGCGGCACCCGCTGCGGATCGACTCGGACCCGCCGCCGCACGGCATCATCTCGTTCGCGGTCGCGGCCGAGAACAAGGGCGAAGAGGACAAGGTCTTCGAAGCACTACACCGAATGGTGGAAGAGGACCACAGCCTCTCGCTCGCCCGCGACGAGCGCACCGGCGAGTTCCTGCTCACCGGACTGGGCCAGCTCCACATCGAGGTGACGCTGGAGAAGATCGCGCGACTCTTCCACGTGAAGGTCGGGCTGAAGCCCCCCAAGATCCCCTACCTGGAAACGCTGAAGGGCCGCGCCGAGAACGTCGAGGGCAAGCTGAAGAAGCAGTCGGGAGGGCGCGGTCAGTTCGGCGTCTGCAACCTCTCGGTCGAGCCGGGCGAGCGCGGCACGGGCGTGGTGTTCCTGGACGAGATCGTCGGAGGCTCGATCCCGC
It includes:
- a CDS encoding elongation factor G codes for the protein MGSADTSRSINFALIGHAGDGKTTLADSLLVAAGVINRLGRVDDGTSFMNWLPEEKHRRASISTSICSFRWDEAEFTMLDAPGDANFAGEMRGAIAASDNAVLVLNAQDGVRVGTERAYHYAREHGLGLAAVANKMDLERADYDACAKQLEEAFAVRVVKLHLPIGRGEGFRGFVNLLTGLAHHLDASGKLVTDEPPAELAAEIAAARLAMVEAVAEADDALLEKYLEEGQISEEEIFTTLRKGVADDSLLPLLCSASARNIGGMALLIAADRIFPTAREATPRKGRSGESEVVLAADPAAPVAALVWKSVADRYAGMLSILRVYSGTLRKDATLLNPRTGARERVGKLLRLHGEQTEEVTEVLPGQIAAIPKLKDTHTGDTLCEERHPLRIDSDPPPHGIISFAVAAENKGEEDKVFEALHRMVEEDHSLSLARDERTGEFLLTGLGQLHIEVTLEKIARLFHVKVGLKPPKIPYLETLKGRAENVEGKLKKQSGGRGQFGVCNLSVEPGERGTGVVFLDEIVGGSIPRQYIPAVEKGVRETCERGVIAGYPLTDVRVAVTDGKFHTVDSSEYAFKTAGSLALRAAVALAKPVLLEPIMTLSVVVPDSFVGDVMGNLSSRRGRVLGVEARGHAEIVKAHVPMAEVLTYASDLTSMTGGQGSFDMEFSHYEETPAAIQDRIVAEAAKVRHAEE
- the nadC gene encoding carboxylating nicotinate-nucleotide diphosphorylase — protein: MPARANWLWLVEAALAEDIGPGDATSLALLDPDSSGEARLEARAAIVVAGLEVAREVFAARGVRCELRVADGAAASRGEELARVSGPSIGILEAERTALNFVQRLSGIATLTRSYCAAVRGTRAEIVDTRKTTPGWRTLEKWAVRCGGGRNHRLALYDGILIKDNHIAAVGGAGPAVARARERGSRHLRIRCEVESLAQAREALDAGADSLLVDNQPPEVIARIVELCAGRARVEASGGVHLETVGAIARTGVDEISVGALTHSAPAADVALEWIAAS
- a CDS encoding type III pantothenate kinase, whose protein sequence is MLLTIDIGNTHVVLGLFDGESLVHHWRIGTHRQDTSDECAATLRSLFELAGVDRASVSDAIISCVVPPLQPIFERTCEKLLRRTPLIVGPGIRTGMPIRVDNPREVGADRIVNAVATVERLGTPAIAIDFGTATSFDCISSAGEFVGGAIFPGVFVALEALVNRASKLSSVEIVRPPQVIGRNTAHNLQSGMVFGYAGMVDTMVRRMRKELGEDARVIATGGLAGLIASEAETIERVEPFLTLEGLRLIYARNRDLGSGSRGD
- a CDS encoding biotin--[acetyl-CoA-carboxylase] ligase, producing the protein MDRSLVSLAPRTRWLGRELEVHDVVDSTNLLAEKRAREGAADGLVVLADRQTAGRGRLGRSFFSPGGRSLYLSALLRRELPIEHMHRHVFAAAVAVAECAREALPSRCRIEVKWPNDVLVDGRKTSGINCPVQIEAGRVHFGVLGVGVNVNLEAGELPEELREIATSLRIAGGKSLDRVAFGEELLARLEREIDAVRAGDFAGVLERFRRSFTMAGKQVRVGGPGLAREVIGTVHGLDEDGALLVGPRGGPVERILAGDVTILRGER